A stretch of the Teretinema zuelzerae genome encodes the following:
- the greA gene encoding transcription elongation factor GreA — MSESLIKSVQDMLNEEKWTRATISNYSISNFKELDSILRDAKQANCIDEIKALCDEHLSHTKNSIIALYISGISALSRQLLDDSALISLISIFIDNHKNPIVEYLCVRMLDYGESKFALRTLADCYKESDDEKIYDIWERLVKIDYEEADITKQLAEKYEKDGEMEPAVEFYKKALYRYINRKQANAVKEIWSHLVALIPDEIDFFYHVQRKISKIMGDDRSAMLMQEVYEYYKTKQEWATAIDILKIILGYDDKDSWARKEIVECFRGKHAGHSQLDEYIRASNLNQSWRNVFEAIAEFEKHISFDAGNFVYHRSWGVGRIASVKNDEITIDFAKNRGHTMSLKMGVSSLQTLSKDHISVLRAIWKKEKLYDKVKSDITWALKTIIKSYDNNCDLKKVKAELVPSILTANEWTSWSTKARKILQEDPSFGVNPTNIDLYVVRDRPISIEEKLFNEFKAQKNFFARIDLLMMFSERAEPDSEYFAEMFSYFAGYLKAFNQVNEQVIASYLVVKQLVAKHPHLNPGLHYNFAELFSEIEDPSSVYIALKDSGLKRSYLQDIKNFLINWPDIYVKLFPSVLSVDIIQSLVLDGYTEKVQTLADLCFDNYRDYREGAIWFFKNSQEAEWFKELNIPYEKQLITLIHILDITYREIANHRETTENRKINRQVLNILFGKDALLENYILKSDVDTITRIYTLIDDVKDLDPSLKMNLRNKILENHKGFKFFGSEEKTVVSRGLIVTSRMLEEKKKQLQQIIEVEVPANSKEIGFALSLGDLRENAEYKAAKERQNILNTTATRLQEEIDRAQTFDPTTVTVIRVSFGTIVTLKNNDTGLDETYTILGPWESDPDNKIISYMSPFGNAILNHREGENLTFTINEKEYNYSIKNIAAASF, encoded by the coding sequence ATGTCCGAGTCGTTGATTAAATCTGTCCAGGATATGCTGAATGAAGAGAAGTGGACCCGCGCCACAATCAGTAATTATTCAATCAGCAACTTCAAGGAACTGGATTCCATCCTACGCGATGCAAAGCAGGCTAACTGCATCGATGAAATCAAGGCTCTGTGCGATGAACACTTGTCTCACACGAAAAACAGCATCATAGCGCTATACATATCCGGAATTTCCGCGCTTTCACGACAGCTTCTCGACGATTCGGCCCTTATAAGCTTGATAAGCATTTTCATAGACAATCACAAAAACCCGATCGTAGAGTATCTGTGCGTCAGAATGCTCGATTACGGCGAATCGAAATTCGCTCTCCGCACTCTTGCAGACTGCTACAAGGAATCGGACGACGAAAAGATCTACGACATTTGGGAGCGTCTGGTCAAAATCGACTATGAAGAAGCGGACATCACAAAACAGCTGGCTGAAAAGTATGAAAAAGACGGTGAAATGGAACCAGCCGTCGAGTTTTATAAAAAAGCGCTGTATAGATACATCAACCGAAAGCAGGCGAACGCGGTCAAGGAAATCTGGTCGCATCTCGTCGCGTTGATTCCCGATGAAATCGATTTTTTCTATCATGTACAACGCAAAATTTCCAAAATCATGGGCGACGACAGAAGCGCGATGCTCATGCAGGAAGTCTACGAGTACTACAAGACGAAACAGGAATGGGCGACCGCGATCGACATATTGAAAATCATTCTCGGTTACGACGACAAGGATTCGTGGGCGAGAAAAGAGATCGTCGAATGCTTCCGGGGCAAGCACGCCGGACACAGCCAGCTTGACGAATACATCCGCGCTTCGAACCTCAATCAGAGCTGGCGAAATGTTTTTGAAGCAATAGCTGAATTCGAAAAACATATTTCATTCGACGCGGGAAATTTCGTATACCATCGATCATGGGGCGTAGGCCGCATCGCGAGCGTAAAAAACGACGAGATTACCATCGATTTCGCAAAGAACAGGGGCCATACGATGAGCCTCAAGATGGGCGTGAGCTCCCTGCAAACTTTATCGAAGGATCATATATCAGTTCTCCGCGCCATCTGGAAAAAAGAGAAGCTTTACGACAAAGTGAAGAGCGACATCACCTGGGCTTTGAAAACGATTATCAAGAGCTACGACAATAATTGCGACCTGAAAAAGGTTAAAGCTGAACTTGTTCCTTCTATTTTAACCGCGAATGAATGGACGAGCTGGAGCACGAAGGCGAGAAAGATACTTCAGGAGGATCCAAGCTTCGGCGTAAATCCTACGAACATCGACCTTTACGTCGTACGCGATCGGCCCATCTCTATAGAAGAAAAACTGTTCAACGAGTTCAAGGCTCAAAAGAACTTCTTCGCTAGAATCGACCTGCTCATGATGTTCTCGGAACGAGCGGAGCCCGATTCGGAATATTTCGCTGAAATGTTCTCATACTTCGCCGGCTATCTCAAGGCGTTCAATCAGGTTAACGAACAGGTCATCGCGTCGTATCTAGTTGTTAAACAGCTCGTAGCGAAGCATCCCCACCTCAATCCGGGGCTTCACTATAATTTCGCAGAGCTTTTCTCGGAAATCGAAGATCCTTCGTCCGTTTATATAGCGCTGAAAGACTCCGGACTTAAGAGAAGCTATCTTCAGGATATAAAGAATTTCCTCATCAACTGGCCGGACATCTACGTAAAGCTGTTCCCTTCGGTTCTGAGCGTAGACATCATCCAATCTCTTGTTCTCGACGGATATACCGAGAAAGTACAGACCCTGGCAGATCTTTGCTTCGATAATTACCGGGACTACAGAGAGGGCGCGATCTGGTTCTTCAAGAATTCGCAGGAAGCGGAGTGGTTCAAGGAACTCAATATTCCCTATGAGAAGCAGCTCATCACGCTTATTCACATTCTCGACATCACCTACCGCGAGATCGCCAACCATCGGGAGACAACCGAAAACAGAAAGATCAACCGCCAGGTGCTGAACATCCTCTTCGGCAAGGATGCCTTGCTGGAGAACTACATCCTCAAGAGCGACGTAGACACCATTACCCGAATTTATACCCTCATCGACGACGTGAAGGATCTCGATCCTTCCTTGAAGATGAATCTTCGAAACAAGATCCTTGAGAATCACAAGGGATTCAAGTTCTTCGGTTCGGAAGAAAAAACCGTCGTATCGAGAGGTCTTATCGTCACATCGCGCATGCTTGAAGAAAAGAAAAAGCAGCTGCAGCAGATTATCGAGGTTGAAGTTCCCGCCAACTCGAAAGAAATCGGATTCGCCCTGTCCCTCGGGGACTTGAGAGAAAACGCTGAATACAAGGCGGCGAAGGAGCGTCAGAATATTCTCAATACAACGGCGACCAGGCTTCAGGAAGAAATCGACCGGGCGCAGACCTTCGATCCTACTACCGTCACCGTCATCAGAGTGTCTTTCGGCACAATTGTAACGTTGAAAAACAACGACACCGGCCTCGACGAAACTTACACGATCCTCGGCCCCTGGGAATCCGATCCCGACAACAAGATTATTTCCTACATGTCGCCGTTCGGAAACGCAATATTGAATCACCGGGAAGGCGAAAACCTTACCTTCACGATCAACGAAAAGGAATATAATTATTCCATCAAAAACATTGCCGCGGCTTCTTTCTAG